A single window of Drosophila suzukii chromosome 3, CBGP_Dsuzu_IsoJpt1.0, whole genome shotgun sequence DNA harbors:
- the LOC108013283 gene encoding F-box only protein 33 — protein sequence MSFSQRQPEWHTIPAVALNHIFDYLDPRDRLNSASVCCSWRLSFFQKRYFRNFRFHLDVARDDQLAFFHRSMANLAKELIVIFDLQNAFHIQKMRRLLYKVARCDNIQKLRFQTHNVGLVAIGNMHSDHWAAIEQCFVEPLKLLLSRKRQPCQILDLGAIEALSYYGHDFLKAMGKPQELLQLTLASIKCDPSHYPILTLDATLLQKCAALQVLSLDYDTLSDELLHTIQVLPLRKLLIAVHGLDSEEHPDVSETAWSNFSDHFSSIELVLTLVYAYEAIELLQQRVLRINMPVTHVRLLFCEQMNAEALDWMSVHHSETLRSIHYVDSAYKHSNRMDYARHGYLRQDPFVMMAWRCKQLEEIVVHGYLMDPHNLVGIARLRGRQLKRLEVSMIDWSGAASMNAYNEEISTLLGQQWSPINPDKMPPTLAFDYESRDQFVYEMLRQDLSQ from the exons ATGAGTTTTAGCCAACGCCAACCAGAATGGCACACAATACCAGCGGTGGCGCTCAATCACATATTCGACTATCTGGATCCACGGGATCGTCTGAACTCAGCGAGTGTTTGTTGTTCCTGGAGACTTTCCTTCTTTCAAAAACG CTACTTTAGAAACTTCCGCTTTCATTTGGATGTGGCCCGCGATGATCAGTTGGCCTTCTTCCATCGATCCATGGCCAACTTGGCCAAGGAACTGATTGTAATCTTCGACCTTCAAAATGCATTTCACATCCAGAAAATGCGACGACTTCTATACAA AGTGGCACGCTGTGATAATATCCAGAAATTGCGTTTCCAAACCCACAATGTGGGCCTTGTTGCCATCGGAAATATGCACAGCGATCACTGGGCGGCCATCGAACA GTGCTTTGTAGAGCCGCTGAAGTTGCTTCTGAGCCGCAAGCGTCAGCCCTGTCAAATTTTAGACCTTGGGGCCATCGAGGCACTCTCATACTATGGCCACGACTTCCTAAAGGCCATGGGCAAGCCCCAGGAACTGCTGCAGCTGACACTGGCCAGCATCAAGTGCGATCCTAGTCACTATCCCATCCTCACACTGGACGCGACTCTGTTGCAGAAGTGCGCCGCCCTGCAGGTGCTCTCCCTGGACTACGACACCCTCTCCGACGAACTGCTGCACACCATACAAGTGCTACCGCTGCGGAAACTGCTCATCGCAGTGCACGGCCTGGACAGCGAGGAACATCCCGACGTGTCGGAGACGGCCTGGTCCAACTTCTCGGACCACTTTTCAAGCATTGAGCTGGTGCTGACCCTTGTGTACGCCTATGAGGCCATCGAACTGTTGCAGCAGCGCGTCCTGCGTATAAACATGCCGGTCACTCATGTGCGACTGCTATTCTGCGAGCAGATGAACGCCGAAGCCCTAGACTGGATGTCGGTGCACCACAGCGAAACGCTGCGCAGCATCCACTATGTGGACTCGGCGTACAAGCATTCCAACCGCATGGACTACGCTCGCCACGGCTACCTGCGCCAGGACCCATTCGTCATGATGGCCTGGCGCTGCAAGCAGCTGGAGGAGATCGTGGTGCACGGCTATTTGATGGATCCGCACAATCTCGTGGGCATCGCCCGGCTTCGGGGTCGGCAGCTAAAGCGTCTAGAGGTCTCCATGATCGACTGGTCCGGCGCAGCTTCAATGAATGCCTACAATGAG GAAATAAGCACCCTACTGGGACAACAGTGGTCGCCCATCAACCCGGACAAGATGCCGCCAACGCTGGCCTTCGACTACGAGTCACGCGATCAGTTCGTGTACGAAATGCTGCGCCAGGATCTCAGCCAGTAA